A genomic region of Phragmites australis chromosome 2, lpPhrAust1.1, whole genome shotgun sequence contains the following coding sequences:
- the LOC133904153 gene encoding putative cyclin-dependent kinase F-2: MREASCPGGVPMDSAAARNDVRIGSLESYKLLSKIGEGAFGVVRKARHRSTGQEVAIKSVRAGSGEALLREAGMLATCASNPGVVELREVARDAEMDELHLVMEYVGPSLLDVVGARRRVGSPFTESEARRVMKRLLGGVEMMHGHGVVHCDLKPGNVLLGGEDGQGRVLKICDLGLARSVDTPPPDTAELEGTLWYMAPEQLLGDKIGTAVDLWSLGCVMAELVAGEPLFQEANVYEQVVNIVRLLGIPDQVSSMPFGVSSSTPSQLRDLVPEEKLSQAGFDVLHGLLEYDPKDRLSAAAALQMPWFAVEDDR, from the coding sequence ATGAGGGAAGCGTCCTGCCCAGGCGGGGTTCCGATGGATTCCGCCGCCGCAAGAAACGACGTGCGGATAGGAAGTCTCGAATCCTACAAGCTGCTCTCCAAGATCGGTGAGGGGGCCTTCGGCGTCGTGCGGAAGGCGCGCCACCGCAGCACCGGCCAGGAGGTCGCGATCAAGTCCGTGCGTGCCGGCAGCGGCGAGGCGCTGCTGCGGGAGGCCGGGATGCTGGCGACTTGCGCCAGCAACCCTGGCGTGGTGGAGCTTCGGGAGGTGGCGCGTGACGCGGAGATGGACGAGCTCCACCTCGTCATGGAGTACGTCGGGCCGAGCCTGCTCGACGTCGTGGGTGCGCGTCGCCGCGTTGGCAGCCCATTCACGGAGTCGGAGGCGCGACGCGTGATGAAGCGCCTGTTGGGCGGCGTGGAGATGATGCACGGCCACGGAGTCGTGCACTGCGACCTCAAGCCCGGGAACGTGCTACTCGGCGGGGAAGATGGTCAGGGCCGGGTCCTCAAGATTTGCGACCTCGGCCTCGCCAGGTCTGTGGACACGCCGCCACCGGACACCGCGGAGCTTGAGGGCACCCTCTGGTACATGGCGCCGGAGCAGCTCCTTGGAGACAAGATCGGCACGGCCGTGGACCTGTGGTCTCTCGGATGTGTCATGGCGGAGCTCGTCGCTGGGGAGCCGCTCTTCCAAGAGGCAAACGTGTACGAGCAGGTGGTCAATATCGTCCGCCTCCTCGGGATCCCCGACCAGGTCTCCTCTATGCCATTCGGCGTGTCTTCCTCGACGCCGAGCCAGCTGCGGGACTTGGTGCCCGAGGAGAAGCTATCACAGGCGGGCTTCGACGTCCTGCACGGCCTGCTAGAGTACGACCCAAAGGACAGGCTTAGCGCGGCGGCCGCACTCCAGATGCCGTGGTTTGCGGTAGAGGATGACCGATGA